A genome region from Candidatus Eremiobacterota bacterium includes the following:
- a CDS encoding alpha/beta hydrolase — MRRLLEVVAVALGVAACTGVAVAAVISADELAPYLQPQTLVDVGGHKINLYCTGQGSPTVVLDAGETETMFTWRKVQPMIAKFTRVCSYDRASMGFSTDGPLPRDASAIVSDLHTALQRARVAPPYVLVGHSIAGLYAPLFADRYPQDVAGMVLVDPSFPNQQQALEAVSPTMKRMGALGNSAFTACYQAALHGKLGLDYGSEANAPCGFPPNTAAAVKAGCEKNGTAWCQLQHVQYSHLLRPGFWLALRSEDAASDATDSAELLKEQRNYGAMPLTVLTAANDTDESAPIPPAEMREVQRVWSAGHERIAHLSSAGTHTVVAKSGHFIQLDQPAVVTAAIEKVVNSAKH; from the coding sequence ATGAGACGATTGCTCGAAGTGGTTGCCGTAGCACTCGGCGTTGCCGCTTGTACCGGCGTTGCCGTCGCAGCGGTCATCAGCGCGGACGAGCTCGCGCCGTATCTTCAGCCGCAGACGTTGGTCGATGTGGGTGGGCACAAGATCAACCTGTATTGCACGGGCCAAGGCTCGCCCACCGTCGTCCTCGACGCCGGTGAGACCGAGACCATGTTCACGTGGCGCAAAGTCCAGCCGATGATCGCGAAGTTCACCCGCGTGTGCTCGTACGACCGCGCGAGCATGGGATTCAGCACCGACGGACCGCTGCCGCGAGATGCGAGCGCGATCGTGAGCGATCTGCACACCGCCCTTCAGCGCGCGCGTGTTGCGCCGCCGTACGTCCTGGTGGGCCACTCCATCGCAGGCTTGTACGCGCCGCTCTTCGCGGACCGCTATCCGCAGGACGTCGCCGGAATGGTGCTCGTCGATCCGTCGTTTCCCAATCAGCAGCAAGCATTGGAGGCCGTTTCGCCCACGATGAAACGTATGGGCGCGTTGGGGAATAGCGCGTTCACTGCGTGCTATCAAGCCGCCTTGCACGGAAAGCTCGGCCTCGATTACGGCTCCGAAGCGAATGCACCATGCGGATTTCCTCCGAACACGGCTGCCGCCGTAAAAGCGGGATGCGAAAAGAACGGTACGGCGTGGTGCCAACTGCAGCACGTCCAATATTCGCATTTGCTTCGCCCAGGCTTCTGGCTGGCACTACGGTCCGAGGACGCGGCGTCGGATGCGACGGATTCCGCGGAGCTCCTCAAGGAACAGCGCAACTACGGCGCGATGCCGCTCACCGTGCTGACCGCGGCGAACGACACGGACGAATCCGCGCCGATCCCGCCGGCCGAGATGCGCGAGGTGCAGCGGGTGTGGAGCGCCGGACACGAACGCATCGCGCACTTGTCGTCGGCCGGCACGCATACCGTCGTTGCGAAGTCCGGGCACTTCATCCAGCTCGACCAGCCCGCGGTCGTCACCGCCGCCATCGAAAAAGTGGTAAACTCGGCCAAGCACTGA
- a CDS encoding cupin domain-containing protein, translating into MVVMNHARDANWNDGLRGFFAYRDLGVAQATEGRVGAHVIRARGASNEPGEPHRHALDFQLVYVLRGWVDFEYDGVGRVRLEQGSSVVQPPGIRHAELAHSADLEMLEITLPASFETETVP; encoded by the coding sequence ATGGTGGTCATGAATCATGCGCGCGATGCGAACTGGAACGACGGGTTGCGTGGGTTCTTCGCCTACCGTGACCTCGGCGTCGCGCAAGCGACGGAAGGTCGCGTCGGCGCGCACGTCATCCGCGCGCGCGGCGCGTCGAACGAGCCGGGCGAACCGCATCGGCACGCGCTCGATTTCCAACTGGTGTACGTCCTTCGCGGCTGGGTCGATTTCGAGTACGATGGCGTCGGACGAGTCCGCCTCGAGCAAGGCTCCTCCGTCGTACAACCGCCAGGAATCCGCCACGCCGAGCTCGCGCACAGCGCGGATCTCGAAATGCTCGAGATCACCCTTCCGGCGAGTTTCGAGACCGAGACCGTCCCATAG
- a CDS encoding toll/interleukin-1 receptor domain-containing protein, whose protein sequence is MTRLFVSYSHVDEAYRKRLGTALALLKRQGLVDVWTDREILPGEEIDPRIAAELDRADVIVLLVSPEFIESDYCYEKEMARALERHRVGKAVVIPLILRPCSWKHTSLGGLLAIPRDGTPVSKFADPDDAWHDVETQIRRLIEAPRAKRGEGGSRTPVGTTLPAPRARDSAASQLPRSFGDAERDDFIYEAFDAIADFFAASLQALERANADVKARFRRKNAEEFTATVYRDGKERAACRVFRAKQFRSTEIYFSYEAGGAGMQYNESLSPADDGFELRLQPLGMTNFGNGDRGLLTAEEAAHYLWRLLLQRLLP, encoded by the coding sequence ATGACCCGGCTGTTCGTCTCATACTCGCACGTCGACGAGGCGTACCGCAAACGCTTGGGCACTGCGCTCGCTCTATTGAAGCGCCAAGGGCTCGTGGACGTCTGGACCGACCGGGAGATCCTTCCGGGCGAGGAGATCGATCCGCGGATCGCGGCCGAGCTCGACAGGGCGGATGTCATCGTGCTGCTAGTCAGTCCGGAGTTCATCGAGTCGGACTACTGCTACGAAAAGGAGATGGCGCGCGCGCTGGAGCGGCATCGCGTCGGCAAAGCGGTCGTCATTCCGCTTATCCTGCGCCCTTGCTCTTGGAAGCATACGTCGCTCGGCGGTCTGCTCGCGATACCGCGCGATGGCACGCCGGTCTCGAAATTCGCAGACCCGGACGACGCCTGGCACGACGTCGAGACCCAGATCCGCCGGCTCATCGAGGCGCCACGGGCCAAGCGCGGCGAGGGCGGCTCGCGCACGCCCGTCGGCACGACACTCCCCGCGCCGCGCGCCCGGGACAGCGCGGCCTCGCAATTGCCCCGCTCGTTCGGAGACGCCGAGCGCGATGACTTCATCTACGAGGCGTTCGACGCGATCGCGGACTTCTTCGCTGCTTCGCTGCAAGCACTGGAGCGCGCGAACGCGGATGTGAAGGCGCGATTCAGACGCAAGAACGCCGAGGAGTTCACGGCCACGGTGTACCGCGATGGCAAAGAACGAGCTGCTTGCCGGGTGTTCCGCGCCAAGCAGTTCCGATCGACGGAAATCTATTTCTCGTACGAAGCGGGTGGCGCGGGCATGCAATACAACGAAAGCCTTTCCCCAGCGGACGACGGCTTCGAACTGCGGCTGCAGCCGCTCGGCATGACAAATTTCGGCAATGGCGACCGCGGGTTGCTCACGGCGGAGGAAGCCGCGCACTACCTCTGGCGCCTGCTGCTTCAGCGCCTCTTGCCCTGA
- a CDS encoding NDP-sugar synthase has protein sequence MQAVVLVGGEGTRLRPLTFETPKPMVPVMNMPFLERTLRRLKEAGIDDVILPAGYLPEAITSYFGDGSQLGLHIRYVIEETPLGTAGALKNVEQHIDGPFFVLNGDVLTSLDLRAMMDYHRAKGGLGTIHCKPVEDPSPFGCVVHDPAGRVEAFVEKPKREEAPTNEINAGTYLLEREVLDRIPAGRPVSIERETFPQLIDAGGRGLYAYVTGDYWIDLGKPEAYLDAHRHVFDGAMPLGLTPEIDGPGRETIPASAVRPPVFIGENCRIDPAAAVGPYTVLGDGCTVEAGAVVGDSLLWDGVTVEAGARLEWAIVASRARIGTEAHIGRGAVIGHDAQIAPGTAVEENARVAAR, from the coding sequence GTGCAGGCAGTCGTGCTCGTCGGCGGCGAGGGGACGCGGCTTCGGCCGTTGACCTTCGAGACGCCCAAACCGATGGTCCCCGTCATGAACATGCCGTTCCTCGAGCGGACCCTGCGGCGGCTCAAAGAGGCCGGCATCGACGACGTGATCCTGCCGGCCGGCTACCTCCCCGAGGCGATCACGTCGTACTTCGGCGACGGCTCCCAACTGGGATTGCATATCCGCTACGTCATCGAGGAGACGCCGCTCGGGACCGCCGGCGCGCTCAAGAACGTCGAGCAGCACATCGACGGCCCGTTCTTCGTCCTCAACGGCGACGTCCTGACCTCGCTCGACCTGCGCGCCATGATGGACTACCACCGCGCGAAGGGCGGGCTCGGCACGATCCATTGCAAGCCGGTCGAGGACCCGAGCCCCTTCGGCTGCGTCGTCCACGACCCGGCCGGCCGGGTTGAAGCCTTCGTCGAGAAGCCCAAGCGCGAAGAAGCTCCGACCAACGAGATCAACGCCGGGACCTACCTCCTGGAGCGCGAGGTCCTCGACCGGATCCCCGCTGGGCGCCCGGTCTCGATCGAGCGCGAGACTTTCCCGCAGCTCATCGACGCTGGCGGCCGCGGCCTCTACGCCTACGTCACCGGCGACTACTGGATCGACCTGGGCAAGCCGGAGGCCTACCTCGACGCCCACCGCCACGTCTTCGACGGCGCCATGCCGCTCGGGCTGACCCCGGAAATAGACGGCCCCGGCCGCGAGACCATCCCCGCCTCCGCGGTCCGCCCGCCGGTCTTCATCGGCGAGAACTGCCGGATCGACCCGGCGGCCGCGGTCGGCCCGTACACGGTCCTTGGCGACGGCTGCACGGTCGAAGCAGGGGCGGTCGTCGGCGACTCGCTGCTCTGGGACGGCGTCACCGTCGAGGCCGGCGCGCGACTCGAATGGGCGATCGTCGCCAGCCGCGCACGCATCGGTACGGAAGCGCACATCGGACGCGGCGCGGTGATCGGCCACGACGCGCAGATCGCGCCCGGAACGGCCGTCGAGGAAAACGCACGCGTCGCCGCGCGCTGA
- a CDS encoding glycosyltransferase family 4 protein, translating to MLFLGSFPPRECGIATFMKDVVDSYDQAFGTRSAVVAIDEPGGEERVYPDRVVARLVQRERDSYYDVAEFVNTYPCDALNIQHEYGLFGGDEGEWAVDLISAIEKPVVTSLHTVLPDPSPQHLRVARALCAASAAVVVLSETGRELLIDRYDVDPAKIHVIHHGVPDVPLRDTAEAKKKLGFEGRTTISTFGLISRGKGLEYAIEGMQAVIESHPEALYLILGQTHPVIRRNEGESYRRQLEATIAANKLSDNVKLVDKYLEFDELIGYLTASDIYLTPYLNPTQVVSGTLAYAVGCGKAIVSTPYLYAQELLAHGRGFTVPFRDSSAIATTLVALLDDPALRQATSYRAYRFGRRMTWPHVAAAYGALFTELLPDARRAELATSA from the coding sequence ATGCTCTTTCTCGGTTCCTTTCCGCCGCGCGAGTGCGGGATCGCAACCTTCATGAAGGACGTCGTGGACAGCTACGACCAAGCGTTCGGCACGCGCAGCGCGGTCGTCGCGATCGACGAGCCGGGCGGCGAAGAGCGCGTCTATCCCGACCGCGTCGTCGCGCGCCTCGTGCAGCGCGAGCGCGACTCATATTACGACGTCGCGGAGTTCGTCAACACCTACCCGTGCGACGCGCTGAACATCCAGCACGAGTACGGGCTCTTCGGCGGCGACGAAGGCGAATGGGCCGTCGACCTCATCAGCGCGATCGAAAAGCCGGTCGTCACCTCGCTGCACACCGTGCTCCCCGATCCTTCGCCGCAGCACCTGCGCGTCGCGCGCGCGCTCTGCGCGGCGTCGGCCGCAGTCGTCGTGCTCTCCGAAACCGGCCGTGAGCTCCTGATCGACCGCTACGACGTCGACCCGGCGAAGATCCACGTGATCCACCACGGCGTCCCCGACGTGCCGCTGCGCGACACGGCAGAAGCGAAGAAGAAGCTCGGCTTCGAAGGCCGCACGACGATCTCGACGTTCGGGCTGATCAGCCGCGGAAAAGGCCTCGAGTACGCGATCGAAGGGATGCAGGCCGTCATCGAGTCGCATCCGGAAGCGCTGTACCTGATTCTCGGGCAGACGCACCCCGTCATCAGGCGCAACGAAGGCGAGTCGTACCGCCGGCAGCTCGAAGCGACGATCGCCGCGAACAAGCTTTCCGACAACGTCAAGCTCGTCGACAAGTACTTGGAGTTCGACGAGCTGATCGGCTACCTGACCGCCAGCGACATCTACCTCACGCCGTACCTGAACCCGACGCAAGTCGTCAGCGGCACGCTCGCGTACGCGGTCGGCTGCGGCAAAGCGATCGTCTCGACGCCGTACTTGTACGCGCAGGAGCTGCTCGCGCACGGCCGGGGCTTCACCGTCCCGTTCCGCGACTCGTCCGCGATCGCGACGACGCTCGTCGCGCTGCTCGACGATCCGGCGCTGCGCCAGGCCACCAGCTACCGCGCCTACCGGTTCGGCCGGCGCATGACCTGGCCGCACGTCGCGGCTGCCTACGGCGCGCTGTTCACGGAACTGCTTCCCGATGCGCGGCGCGCGGAGCTTGCGACCTCCGCGTAA
- a CDS encoding GMC family oxidoreductase, producing the protein MAKIPRAILDAVVDTFVPPDADLATAQAMVATALDGLAPHRRAKLALVLSLLGNPLAMLALAGIPRGFAVLDRPARERALRRLTRVALLRPAIVAFGRLALFAAYSVAGEQGRSAVWERIGYPGPRADVPAGEPFPLAEPPPGGRTAADAVVVGSGAGGGVAAALLAQAGLRVVVLEAGGPFEAVAARQREAEAFAELYLEHGLCASDDGGVSILAGACVGGGTAVNWSTSLRLPPALAAEWGRTLGRPEFAGEIADAYDAVETRLGVTPARAHNRNNAVIAGGCAKLGWSCRAIPRNAECSGDQCGYCGFGCAYGNKRSTAATYLRDALAHGAQVYARTRAERVVIESGIARGVEAVDADGRALVVDAPLVVVAAGALRTPGILARSGVRSPHLGKHLHLHPVTALSAQFDEPVEPWHGAMQTAVCDEFAGFTASADGGVGFGTVIEVSPSHPGLMASALPWEGRDEHATQMSTARHRATMIVIARDRGEGSVGLDARADVRYRIADDDAQRLADGVAAAARIAFAAGARSVSTLHGDPLTLEAADASEAGLQAFAAELRARAAQRAPVALFSAHQMGTARMAASAETGAIDPDGRVYGVDGLIVADASAFPTASGVNPMLTVMALAHRATRALIARGAASSSSGSPAPARS; encoded by the coding sequence TTGGCGAAAATACCGCGCGCGATCCTGGATGCCGTCGTTGACACGTTCGTGCCGCCGGACGCCGATCTCGCCACCGCGCAGGCGATGGTGGCGACCGCCCTCGACGGGCTCGCGCCGCACCGCCGTGCGAAGCTGGCGCTCGTGTTGTCGTTGCTCGGAAATCCGCTCGCGATGCTGGCCCTGGCCGGAATTCCGCGCGGTTTCGCCGTGCTCGACCGGCCCGCGCGCGAGCGCGCGCTGCGCCGGCTGACGCGGGTGGCGCTGCTGCGGCCTGCGATCGTGGCGTTCGGGCGGCTGGCGCTGTTCGCGGCGTACTCGGTGGCCGGCGAGCAGGGTCGCAGCGCCGTCTGGGAGCGGATCGGCTACCCCGGGCCGCGGGCAGACGTGCCGGCCGGCGAGCCGTTTCCGCTGGCGGAGCCGCCGCCCGGCGGGCGGACCGCGGCCGATGCGGTGGTGGTCGGCTCGGGGGCCGGCGGGGGCGTCGCGGCAGCGTTGCTGGCCCAGGCGGGGCTGCGGGTGGTGGTGCTGGAGGCGGGCGGGCCGTTCGAGGCGGTCGCGGCGCGCCAGCGCGAAGCCGAGGCGTTTGCCGAGCTGTACCTGGAGCACGGGCTGTGCGCGAGCGACGACGGCGGGGTCTCGATCCTGGCCGGCGCGTGCGTCGGCGGCGGGACGGCGGTGAACTGGTCGACCTCGCTGCGGCTTCCGCCCGCGCTCGCCGCGGAGTGGGGCCGCACGCTCGGACGCCCGGAGTTCGCGGGCGAGATCGCCGACGCGTACGACGCCGTCGAGACACGGCTCGGCGTGACGCCGGCGCGCGCGCACAACCGCAACAACGCCGTCATCGCCGGCGGCTGCGCGAAGCTTGGCTGGTCGTGCCGCGCGATCCCGCGCAACGCCGAGTGCAGCGGCGACCAATGCGGCTACTGCGGCTTCGGCTGCGCGTACGGCAACAAACGCTCGACCGCCGCGACGTACTTGCGCGACGCGCTTGCGCACGGCGCACAAGTCTACGCGCGCACGCGCGCGGAGCGCGTGGTGATCGAGTCCGGCATTGCGCGCGGGGTCGAAGCGGTCGACGCGGACGGGCGCGCGCTCGTGGTCGACGCGCCGCTCGTCGTCGTCGCGGCGGGCGCGCTGCGCACGCCGGGAATCCTCGCGCGCAGCGGCGTGCGCTCGCCGCATCTCGGCAAGCACCTGCACCTGCATCCGGTCACCGCGCTCTCCGCGCAGTTCGACGAACCGGTCGAGCCGTGGCACGGCGCGATGCAGACCGCCGTGTGCGACGAGTTCGCCGGATTCACGGCATCTGCGGACGGCGGCGTGGGCTTCGGCACGGTGATCGAGGTGTCGCCGTCCCATCCGGGGTTGATGGCAAGCGCGCTGCCGTGGGAAGGCCGCGACGAGCACGCAACGCAGATGAGCACCGCGCGCCACCGCGCGACGATGATCGTCATCGCGCGCGACCGCGGCGAGGGCAGCGTCGGCTTGGACGCGCGGGCCGACGTGCGCTACCGCATCGCTGACGACGACGCGCAACGGCTCGCCGACGGCGTCGCCGCCGCGGCGCGTATCGCGTTCGCCGCCGGCGCGCGCAGCGTCTCGACGCTCCACGGCGATCCGCTGACGCTGGAAGCGGCGGACGCGAGCGAAGCCGGGCTGCAGGCGTTCGCCGCCGAGCTGCGCGCGCGCGCCGCGCAGCGCGCGCCGGTGGCGCTGTTCTCCGCGCACCAGATGGGGACGGCGCGGATGGCGGCGTCGGCGGAGACTGGCGCGATCGATCCGGATGGGCGCGTCTACGGCGTCGACGGGCTGATCGTCGCCGACGCGTCGGCGTTTCCGACCGCGTCCGGCGTCAATCCGATGCTGACGGTCATGGCGCTCGCGCACCGCGCGACGCGCGCGCTCATCGCGCGAGGTGCAGCGTCTTCGTCGAGCGGTTCGCCAGCGCCAGCGCGCTCATGA
- a CDS encoding DUF3553 domain-containing protein translates to MLAPTELLNDVQREAVEHTDGPVLIFAGAGSGKTRVLTHRIAYLLERKKVFPDRILAVTFTNKAAGEMKSRLERMVGAAARDLWVGTFHSMCVRMLRRDGRKIGIAPNFAIMDDADQRAIVREVIADLDYDERQIGPGAALAEISKAKNNLWSPEQYEEKNPSFAGERYANVYREYDRRLAESNGLDFDDLIANAIKLLDTDEESRTRYQTKFKYILVDEYQDVNYAQYRLVATLAKEHGNITVVGDDDQSIYSWRGSDYRMILRFEEDFPGAKVFKLEENYRSTQTILAAANELVHHNAGRHPKKLFTRRSEGEKLTAFQAESERAEVRYVMEKVKEHVREGAAYRDFLVLYRTNAQSRYYEEGFLAEGIPYRVVGGVGFYARTEVKDMLSYLRYIVNPSDAVAFRRIVNVPRRSIGQQTLASLLEAANQAGVSVGQAVFDSNLLKRAVPKKQRELERFAELINDLREKAKSFSVSELLIAVMEESGYLRELQADETPDGRARIENLQELVGVAREFENNPETGSTIDDFLSNIALITDIDTLDPDSSFVTLMTMHAAKGLEFPIVFLTGLEEGVFPHTRALTDMTELEEERRLAYVGVTRAMDRLYLSFAARRTLFGNTFSHPKSRFIEEMPSVEVIGGVGIGPRPGGGRWREVSIHENAGAGVGMDLNPGDKVRHPKWGEGTVVNTVGAGGDGLLTINFPNVGQKMVMLKYAPLEKV, encoded by the coding sequence ATGCTGGCGCCGACCGAACTTCTCAATGACGTCCAGCGCGAAGCCGTCGAGCATACAGACGGCCCAGTGCTGATCTTCGCCGGTGCAGGCTCGGGCAAGACCCGCGTCCTCACGCACCGGATCGCCTACCTCCTCGAACGGAAGAAGGTCTTCCCGGACCGTATTCTGGCCGTCACCTTCACCAACAAGGCCGCCGGCGAGATGAAGTCTCGCCTCGAGCGCATGGTCGGTGCGGCGGCGCGCGACCTCTGGGTCGGAACGTTCCACAGCATGTGCGTGCGGATGCTGCGCCGCGACGGCCGCAAGATCGGGATCGCGCCGAACTTCGCGATCATGGACGACGCCGACCAGCGCGCGATCGTCCGCGAGGTGATCGCCGACCTCGACTACGACGAGCGCCAGATCGGCCCCGGCGCCGCGCTCGCCGAGATCTCGAAGGCGAAGAACAACCTGTGGTCGCCCGAGCAGTACGAGGAGAAGAACCCCTCGTTCGCCGGCGAGCGCTACGCGAACGTCTACCGCGAGTACGACCGCCGGCTCGCCGAGTCGAACGGGCTCGACTTCGACGACCTCATCGCGAACGCGATCAAGCTGCTCGACACCGACGAAGAGTCGCGCACCCGCTACCAGACGAAGTTCAAGTACATCCTGGTCGACGAGTACCAGGACGTCAACTACGCGCAGTACCGCCTCGTCGCCACGCTCGCCAAGGAGCACGGCAACATCACTGTGGTCGGCGACGACGACCAGTCGATCTACTCGTGGCGCGGCAGCGACTACCGGATGATCTTGCGCTTCGAGGAAGACTTCCCGGGCGCGAAGGTCTTCAAGCTCGAGGAGAACTACCGCTCGACGCAGACGATCCTCGCGGCGGCGAACGAGCTCGTCCACCACAACGCCGGACGCCATCCGAAGAAGCTGTTCACCCGGCGCTCCGAGGGCGAGAAGCTCACCGCGTTCCAAGCGGAGTCGGAGCGCGCCGAGGTGCGCTACGTGATGGAGAAGGTCAAGGAGCACGTGCGCGAAGGCGCCGCGTACCGCGACTTCCTCGTCCTCTACCGCACCAACGCGCAGTCGCGCTACTACGAAGAAGGCTTCCTCGCCGAGGGGATCCCGTACCGGGTCGTCGGCGGGGTCGGGTTCTACGCGCGCACCGAGGTCAAGGACATGCTGTCCTACCTGCGCTACATCGTGAACCCGTCCGACGCGGTCGCCTTCCGCCGCATCGTCAACGTGCCGCGCCGTTCGATCGGCCAGCAGACGCTGGCCTCGCTGCTGGAAGCTGCGAATCAGGCCGGCGTTTCGGTCGGCCAGGCGGTGTTCGACTCGAACCTGCTCAAGCGCGCGGTGCCGAAGAAGCAGCGCGAGCTGGAGCGCTTCGCGGAGCTGATCAACGACCTGCGCGAGAAGGCGAAGTCGTTCAGCGTGAGCGAGCTGCTGATCGCGGTGATGGAGGAGTCGGGCTACCTGCGCGAGCTGCAGGCCGACGAGACTCCCGATGGCCGCGCGCGGATCGAGAACCTGCAAGAGCTGGTCGGCGTCGCGCGCGAGTTCGAGAACAACCCGGAGACGGGCTCGACGATCGACGACTTCCTCTCCAACATCGCGCTGATCACCGACATCGACACGCTCGACCCCGACTCGTCGTTCGTCACCCTGATGACGATGCACGCGGCGAAGGGCTTGGAGTTCCCGATCGTCTTCCTCACCGGACTGGAAGAGGGCGTCTTCCCGCACACGCGCGCGCTGACCGACATGACCGAGCTCGAGGAAGAGCGCCGACTGGCATACGTCGGCGTGACCCGCGCGATGGACCGGCTCTACCTGAGCTTCGCCGCGCGGCGGACGCTGTTCGGCAACACCTTCTCGCACCCGAAGTCGCGCTTCATCGAGGAGATGCCGTCGGTCGAGGTGATCGGCGGGGTCGGGATCGGTCCGCGGCCGGGCGGCGGGCGCTGGCGCGAGGTCTCGATCCACGAGAACGCCGGCGCGGGCGTCGGGATGGACTTGAACCCCGGCGACAAGGTCCGCCATCCGAAGTGGGGCGAGGGCACGGTGGTCAACACCGTCGGTGCGGGCGGCGACGGCCTGTTGACGATCAACTTCCCCAACGTCGGGCAGAAGATGGTGATGTTGAAATACGCGCCGCTGGAGAAGGTCTAA
- a CDS encoding 4-hydroxy-tetrahydrodipicolinate reductase — MLRVGVAGALGRLGRVACTAVEAAGDLTLSAAFARRAGVRVDGVVTDDELGAFLAHGLDAVVDCTVYPKTLDVARAAVEAEVAPVIGATGWTDEDLVALGALCDERGVPAMYVPNFSFGAVLMMRFAAQAARVFPRAEIVELHHDTKRDAPSGTAKLTARRIRDAGAPLPPIHSVRLPGLVAHQETIFGGAGETLTLRHDSPSREAYGPGIVAAVRAVRQQNGLVIGLDSIVDALISEPARSCR; from the coding sequence ATGCTGCGCGTCGGGGTTGCCGGCGCGCTCGGGAGACTGGGGCGCGTCGCCTGTACCGCCGTCGAGGCCGCCGGCGACCTGACGTTGTCGGCGGCGTTCGCACGGCGCGCCGGCGTGCGCGTCGACGGAGTTGTGACGGACGACGAGCTCGGCGCATTTCTTGCGCACGGGCTCGACGCCGTCGTGGACTGCACGGTCTATCCAAAGACGCTCGACGTTGCGCGCGCGGCAGTTGAAGCGGAGGTGGCGCCCGTGATCGGTGCGACCGGGTGGACCGACGAAGACCTCGTCGCGCTGGGCGCATTGTGCGACGAGCGCGGCGTGCCGGCGATGTATGTGCCGAACTTCTCGTTCGGCGCAGTGCTGATGATGCGCTTCGCGGCGCAGGCGGCGCGCGTCTTTCCGCGCGCGGAGATCGTCGAGCTGCACCACGACACCAAGCGCGACGCGCCGAGCGGGACCGCGAAGCTGACCGCGCGCCGCATCCGCGACGCCGGCGCGCCGCTGCCGCCGATCCACAGCGTTCGCCTGCCCGGGCTCGTCGCCCACCAAGAGACGATTTTCGGCGGCGCCGGCGAGACGCTGACGCTGCGCCACGACTCGCCCTCCCGCGAAGCCTACGGCCCCGGAATCGTCGCCGCGGTGCGCGCGGTGCGCCAGCAGAACGGACTCGTGATCGGACTGGATTCGATCGTCGACGCGCTGATATCGGAGCCCGCGCGGTCATGCCGATGA
- a CDS encoding aspartate-semialdehyde dehydrogenase, producing the protein MPMKVALIGATGVVGGTILRVLEERNVAVGELLAYASRDRAEGVQFRGASVPIVAASRERLVADRPDVAFFASSDDASAELAEALVEAGAVVIDNSSTFRLRHDVPLVIPEVNPDHIRHEHRIFPVANCTAIVLTVALAPIARALGLRSVRVATYQAVSGAGRAGLDALAHEEQGAAPDGTFAAPIFRNVVPHVGSWSGDGDTGEEQKVVAETRKMLGRPQLAIAATTVRVPVRRAHSVAVFFETETPASVHEIHEALREAPGLVLHEHGIVTPRDVEDTDLVHVARVRCEPDDPTDTHFQMWVVGDQLRKGAATNAVQILELLIAKGRFAETHVS; encoded by the coding sequence ATGCCGATGAAGGTTGCGTTGATCGGCGCGACGGGCGTCGTCGGCGGGACGATTCTGCGCGTGCTCGAGGAGCGCAATGTCGCCGTTGGCGAACTGCTCGCCTATGCTTCTCGCGACCGTGCCGAGGGCGTGCAGTTTCGCGGCGCGAGCGTGCCGATCGTTGCGGCGTCGCGCGAGCGGCTGGTCGCCGACCGTCCGGACGTCGCGTTCTTCGCCTCCAGCGACGACGCGAGCGCCGAGCTCGCCGAAGCGCTCGTCGAAGCGGGCGCGGTGGTGATCGACAACTCCTCGACGTTCCGGCTGCGGCACGACGTTCCGCTGGTGATCCCGGAAGTGAATCCCGACCACATCCGTCACGAGCACCGGATCTTTCCGGTCGCGAACTGCACCGCGATCGTGCTGACGGTCGCGCTCGCGCCGATCGCACGAGCGCTCGGGCTCCGCAGCGTGCGCGTCGCGACGTACCAGGCGGTGAGCGGCGCGGGCCGCGCCGGCCTCGATGCGCTGGCGCACGAAGAGCAGGGCGCCGCGCCCGACGGCACGTTCGCCGCGCCGATCTTCCGCAACGTCGTCCCGCACGTCGGGAGCTGGAGCGGCGACGGCGACACCGGCGAAGAGCAGAAGGTCGTCGCCGAGACGCGCAAGATGCTCGGCCGCCCGCAGCTCGCGATCGCCGCGACCACCGTGCGCGTTCCGGTGCGGCGCGCGCACAGCGTGGCCGTCTTCTTCGAAACCGAGACGCCGGCGAGCGTCCACGAGATTCACGAAGCGCTGCGTGAAGCGCCCGGCCTCGTGCTGCACGAGCACGGGATCGTCACGCCGCGCGACGTCGAGGACACCGACCTGGTCCACGTCGCGCGGGTTCGCTGCGAGCCCGACGACCCGACGGACACGCACTTCCAAATGTGGGTCGTCGGCGACCAACTCCGCAAAGGGGCGGCGACGAACGCGGTGCAGATCCTCGAGCTGCTGATCGCCAAGGGGCGCTTTGCGGAGACGCACGTTTCGTGA